In a genomic window of Echeneis naucrates chromosome 4, fEcheNa1.1, whole genome shotgun sequence:
- the znhit6 gene encoding box C/D snoRNA protein 1 isoform X2 yields MCSVILPITDMSAAESPAEVSGQEEGELKGTKRKMSLSRCGMCGSEEAKYRCPACLAHSCSMACVKKHKENSGCSGVRDKTAFVSLSQFDEITLLSDYRYLEDTGRFADGATRDPLIRSPRITSKAKKLAANARNMNITLRFLPVTFTKSRENSTLFLTKEKRFLWHLKLIFPQSNTEFSRIRVSDTQTVEQILTHYIHPTESDPVTRQKLKMYVQAPFDHVKVFMKAEGRKANSLRYHELDIQKSLRDNLSYKMLIEYPVLHVVLQERWKDYPLKGPAERIMLLYFSPWQHVTPTEMSVSCTASSTLS; encoded by the exons atGTGCTCCGTAATTTTACCGATAACAGACATGTCAGCAGCAGAAAGCCCAGCAGAAGTCAGCgggcaggaggagggagagcttAAAGGGACGAAGAGAAAGATGTCTCTCTCTCG TTGTGGTATGTGTGGATCAGAGGAAGCAAAGTACAGGTGTCCTGCCTGTCTCGCGCATTCCTGCAG CATGGCATGtgtgaagaaacacaaggaaaatTCTGGATGCAGTGGAGTCCGAGATAAAACTGCCTTTGTGAGCCTTTCGCAGTTTGATGAAATTACGCTTCTCAGTG ACTATAGATATCTGGAGGACACTGGGAGATTTGCTGATGGTGCCACCAGGGACCCCCTCATCCGGAGTCCTCGTATCACTTCAAAA GCAAAGAAGCTGGCAGCCAACGCAAGAAATATGAACATCACACTGAGGTTCCTCCCAGTCACCTTCACTAAGAGCAGAGAAAACTCCACCTTGTTCCTCACAAA GGAAAAACGGTTCCTTTGGCACCTGAAGCTAATCTTTCCTCAAAGCAATACAGAGTTCAGTCGGATCAG AGTGTCCGACACACAAACCGTGGAGCAGATTTTGACCCACTATATTCACCCTACAGAGTCAGACCCTGTGACACGACAAAA GTTGAAGATGTATGTGCAGGCCCCATTTGATCATGTGAAAGTCTTCATGAAAGCAGAAGGAAGAAAGGCTAACTCGCTGAG GTACCACGAGTTGGATATTCAGAAGAGTTTAAGGGACAACCTAAGCTACAAAATGCTGATTGAATATCCGGTGCTGCATGTTGTACTCCAGGAACGTTGGAAAGACTATCCCCTTAAAGGACCag CTGAAAGAATCATGCTCCTGTATTtttcaccatggcaacatgtTACCCCAACCGAAATGAGTGTGTCCTGCACAGCATCATCCACACTGAGTTAA
- the znhit6 gene encoding box C/D snoRNA protein 1 isoform X1, which yields MCSVILPITDMSAAESPAEVSGQEEGELKGTKRKMSLSRCGMCGSEEAKYRCPACLAHSCSMACVKKHKENSGCSGVRDKTAFVSLSQFDEITLLSDYRYLEDTGRFADGATRDPLIRSPRITSKAKKLAANARNMNITLRFLPVTFTKSRENSTLFLTKEKRFLWHLKLIFPQSNTEFSRIRVSDTQTVEQILTHYIHPTESDPVTRQKLKMYVQAPFDHVKVFMKAEGRKANSLRYHELDIQKSLRDNLSYKMLIEYPVLHVVLQERWKDYPLKGPAEPASTQSCFAKKDLDQVAPSLQGSLSTGGTNNQTGIHDTSHETEPPVDKKAKRESGVEELEDGEIADSGEEDEEENIEENGFGDGNNPTNDMQVIQDELGVDVDITVDGDINEHEDISRDQCINEDLSVLRSA from the exons atGTGCTCCGTAATTTTACCGATAACAGACATGTCAGCAGCAGAAAGCCCAGCAGAAGTCAGCgggcaggaggagggagagcttAAAGGGACGAAGAGAAAGATGTCTCTCTCTCG TTGTGGTATGTGTGGATCAGAGGAAGCAAAGTACAGGTGTCCTGCCTGTCTCGCGCATTCCTGCAG CATGGCATGtgtgaagaaacacaaggaaaatTCTGGATGCAGTGGAGTCCGAGATAAAACTGCCTTTGTGAGCCTTTCGCAGTTTGATGAAATTACGCTTCTCAGTG ACTATAGATATCTGGAGGACACTGGGAGATTTGCTGATGGTGCCACCAGGGACCCCCTCATCCGGAGTCCTCGTATCACTTCAAAA GCAAAGAAGCTGGCAGCCAACGCAAGAAATATGAACATCACACTGAGGTTCCTCCCAGTCACCTTCACTAAGAGCAGAGAAAACTCCACCTTGTTCCTCACAAA GGAAAAACGGTTCCTTTGGCACCTGAAGCTAATCTTTCCTCAAAGCAATACAGAGTTCAGTCGGATCAG AGTGTCCGACACACAAACCGTGGAGCAGATTTTGACCCACTATATTCACCCTACAGAGTCAGACCCTGTGACACGACAAAA GTTGAAGATGTATGTGCAGGCCCCATTTGATCATGTGAAAGTCTTCATGAAAGCAGAAGGAAGAAAGGCTAACTCGCTGAG GTACCACGAGTTGGATATTCAGAAGAGTTTAAGGGACAACCTAAGCTACAAAATGCTGATTGAATATCCGGTGCTGCATGTTGTACTCCAGGAACGTTGGAAAGACTATCCCCTTAAAGGACCag ctgAGCCTGCATCAACCCAGAGTTGTTTTGCAAAAAAGGATCTGGACCAGGTTGCACCATCCCTACAAGGGTCTCTTAGCACAGGTGGAACCAACAACCAAACAGGAATCCATGACACCAGCCATGAAACTGAGCCCCCAGTAGACAAAAAGGCTAAAAGAGAATCAGGAGTGGAAGAACTAGAAGATGGAGAGATTGCAGACAGTggtgaagaagatgaggaagaaaacattgAAGAAAATGGCTTTGGTGATGGCAACAACCCTACTAATGACATGCAAGTGATTCAGGATGAACTTGGAGTCGATGTGGACATTACAGTTGATGGTGACATTAATGAACACGAGGACATCAGCAGGGATCAGTGTATAAATGAAGATCTTTCAGTTCTGAGGTCAGCATGA